From a single Betaproteobacteria bacterium genomic region:
- a CDS encoding type II secretion system F family protein, whose amino-acid sequence MAAYQYKAIDRTGRPARGKLDAANEVDLELRLKKMGLDLIIARPVRSQGPSISGGSIKRQDLITFCFDLEQVTRAGIPLIEGLRDLREGMENPRFREILTSVLEDIEGGKTLSQALGGFPRVFNTVFVSLIRAGELSGTLTEVFENLGATLKWQDELISQTRRLLVYPSLVFVVVTGVMVFLLLYLVPQVTQLLKTMGLALPIQTRILIWLSNFTATWWPVLLVLPIITAVVITFMVRTRPRSRYLFDYAILHLPVTGEILQKIILARFANFFALMYRSGITILEAVKTSEDIVANRVIADGLQRAGQQINAGESMSEAFQNLGMFPPLVIRMLRVGETTGALDTALMNVTYFYNRDVRDSVDKALKLLEPTLTLVLGGMLALILFSVLTPVYDVIGKLKL is encoded by the coding sequence ATGGCCGCATATCAGTACAAGGCAATCGATCGGACCGGACGCCCGGCACGCGGCAAACTCGACGCAGCGAACGAGGTGGACCTCGAGTTGCGCCTGAAAAAAATGGGGCTCGACCTCATCATCGCACGGCCGGTGCGCAGTCAGGGTCCGTCGATTTCCGGCGGCAGCATTAAGCGCCAGGACCTGATCACTTTCTGCTTCGATCTGGAGCAGGTTACACGCGCCGGCATTCCGTTGATCGAGGGCCTGCGCGATTTGCGCGAAGGCATGGAGAATCCGCGCTTCCGCGAAATCCTGACATCGGTACTCGAAGATATCGAAGGCGGCAAGACGCTGTCTCAGGCGCTCGGCGGATTTCCGCGCGTCTTCAATACCGTATTCGTCAGTCTGATACGGGCCGGCGAACTTTCCGGCACTTTGACCGAAGTATTCGAGAATCTAGGGGCTACACTCAAATGGCAGGATGAATTGATTTCCCAGACCAGGCGCTTGCTGGTCTATCCGTCGCTGGTCTTCGTCGTCGTCACGGGTGTAATGGTCTTTCTGCTCTTGTATCTCGTCCCGCAGGTCACCCAATTGTTGAAAACCATGGGGCTGGCATTGCCGATTCAGACACGGATACTGATCTGGCTGTCGAACTTCACCGCCACGTGGTGGCCCGTGCTCCTGGTCTTACCGATCATAACCGCGGTCGTCATCACTTTCATGGTTCGCACCAGACCGCGGTCCCGCTACCTGTTCGACTACGCGATCCTGCATTTGCCCGTCACAGGGGAGATTCTGCAAAAGATCATTCTCGCCCGCTTCGCCAATTTTTTTGCACTGATGTATCGCTCGGGCATCACCATTCTGGAGGCCGTAAAGACAAGCGAGGACATTGTCGCAAACCGCGTGATCGCGGATGGCCTGCAACGCGCGGGACAGCAGATCAACGCCGGCGAAAGCATGTCTGAAGCGTTCCAGAATCTGGGCATGTTTCCTCCACTGGTGATCCGGATGCTCAGGGTGGGAGAAACCACGGGCGCGCTGGATACTGCGCTGATGAATGTAACTTATTTCTACAACCGCGACGTGCGGGATTCGGTCGACAAGGCTTTGAAGCTGCTTGAACCAACGCTGACGCTGGTCCTCGGTGGCATGCTGGCGCTGATCCTGTTCTCGGTATTGACGCCGGTGTACGATGTCATCGGAAAACTGAAACTCTAG
- a CDS encoding type II/IV secretion system protein, translating to MSEQRKKLRLGELLVQQGLITHDQLRIALTEQKSQNMPIGRLLVRLGFVTEAVIRDIMARTIGQESIDLSQVLVDAEALKLVPQEFARRHRLLPIAYDADQNLLIVAITEVFNVVALDQLRATLGHNIQMKTVLAGQAQLDEFIDQFYGHELSVDGILREIETGEIDYQSLQQAGLDEYTQPIVRLVGALLVDAVKRGASDIHFEPEFAFLRIRYRIDGVLEQIRSLHKNYWPGIAVRIKVISGMNIAETRAPQDGRLSLNLNGRPVDFRVSSQPTIWGENIVLRVLDREKSIISLEHMKLPKPVMAKLNLMLARPEGILVLTGPTGSGKTTTLYSLLAKLNVESVNIMTLEDPVEYPVAMMRQTSVSEMAKIDFANGIRSIMRQDPDIILVGEVRDRETAEMAFRAAMTGHQVFTTLHTNSALGAFPRLLDIGIAPDIMAGNIIGIIAQRLVRVLCAYCKEAYTPSVEERQLLGHEIDGEFKVFRPVGCNRCNNRGYRGRTTVMEILHMDADLDELVARRASPREMRETAFAKNFRSLAEEGVARVVEGTTSLAEVARAIDLTGRAR from the coding sequence ATGTCCGAGCAGCGCAAGAAGCTTCGTCTGGGAGAGTTGCTGGTTCAGCAGGGCCTGATCACCCACGATCAGTTGCGCATCGCGCTCACCGAGCAGAAATCCCAGAACATGCCGATCGGGCGGCTTCTGGTCAGACTCGGATTCGTCACCGAAGCGGTCATCCGCGACATCATGGCGCGGACCATCGGCCAGGAAAGTATCGATCTTTCCCAAGTGCTGGTGGACGCCGAAGCGCTCAAACTGGTTCCGCAGGAGTTTGCCCGGCGTCATCGCCTGCTTCCAATCGCCTATGACGCCGATCAGAATCTGCTGATAGTGGCGATCACCGAAGTGTTCAACGTCGTCGCTTTGGATCAGTTGCGTGCCACGCTTGGACACAACATCCAGATGAAGACGGTGCTCGCCGGTCAGGCGCAGCTCGACGAATTCATCGACCAATTCTACGGCCACGAGCTTTCCGTCGACGGCATCCTGCGGGAGATCGAAACCGGCGAAATCGATTATCAGAGCCTGCAGCAAGCGGGTTTGGACGAGTACACCCAGCCGATCGTCCGGCTGGTCGGTGCGCTGCTGGTCGATGCTGTCAAGCGCGGCGCTTCGGACATTCACTTCGAGCCGGAATTCGCCTTTCTGCGTATCCGCTACCGCATCGACGGCGTACTGGAACAGATACGCAGCCTGCACAAAAACTACTGGCCGGGCATCGCCGTCAGGATCAAAGTCATCAGCGGAATGAACATAGCCGAAACGCGCGCGCCGCAGGACGGGCGTCTTTCGCTCAACCTCAACGGGCGGCCGGTGGATTTCCGCGTGTCCTCTCAGCCCACGATCTGGGGCGAGAACATCGTACTGCGCGTACTCGACCGCGAAAAATCGATCATCAGTCTGGAGCATATGAAGCTGCCCAAGCCGGTGATGGCGAAACTGAACCTCATGCTCGCCCGCCCTGAAGGCATTCTGGTTTTGACAGGCCCGACCGGGAGCGGCAAGACAACGACGCTTTATTCACTGCTCGCCAAGCTCAACGTCGAATCCGTGAACATCATGACACTGGAGGATCCGGTTGAATATCCGGTGGCGATGATGCGGCAGACTTCTGTCTCCGAAATGGCAAAGATAGATTTTGCCAACGGCATTCGCTCGATCATGCGCCAGGACCCGGACATCATTCTCGTAGGCGAAGTCCGCGATCGTGAAACCGCCGAAATGGCATTCCGTGCAGCCATGACCGGCCATCAGGTATTTACAACCCTGCACACCAATTCGGCGCTCGGCGCCTTTCCGCGGTTGCTGGACATCGGCATCGCGCCCGACATCATGGCCGGCAACATTATCGGCATCATCGCGCAACGACTGGTCCGGGTGCTCTGCGCCTACTGCAAGGAAGCCTATACGCCCTCCGTGGAAGAACGACAGCTTCTCGGGCATGAGATCGACGGAGAATTCAAGGTTTTCCGGCCCGTGGGATGCAATCGTTGCAACAATCGAGGCTACCGCGGCCGCACCACGGTCATGGAGATCCTGCATATGGACGCCGACCTCGACGAACTTGTCGCGCGACGCGCAAGCCCGAGAGAAATGCGCGAGACTGCCTTTGCCAAGAACTTCCGTTCGCTAGCCGAGGAAGGCGTGGCGCGTGTAGTGGAAGGCACGACGAGCCTGGCGGAGGTAGCTCGCGCCATCGACCTGACAGGTCGTGCCAGATAG
- a CDS encoding tetratricopeptide repeat protein: MSLLLQALQKAAKSREEGEVDLSVDALAMADELALEPTLSAPRTHQDSPESPTSAQAATVVQAGSVPAFDALDYAREHYMLSLISIAILLAAGYGTYVYLQVSQPFRHSTPAPSPLAAPTAQAPPVNAPPLSANAKISGMPGSTTTPVTSAGASAAAMATERAAAAPDQRTPPASPSILDEPAAKAAVARESTATKPFPGAATKLRRRPESAPLADASDSIETVVIPTLQSKPSGDISVRRDAASVAPISPTLMKAYEALQSGDHARAKGLYEQVLQAEPRNIDALLGLGVIALNEGHIDDASRYYQRVLELDPRNSYAQAGLISIVGGADLQASEFRLKQLIARDPSAFLYFSLGNLYAEQGQWPSAQQTYFQAYQMQQDNPDYAFNLAIGLEHLGQNRLALDYYRKALDLSFKKGHANFDQSLVIQRVGQLSTRVEQ, from the coding sequence ATGAGCTTGTTGCTCCAAGCCCTGCAGAAAGCCGCAAAGAGCCGCGAAGAAGGCGAGGTCGATCTTTCGGTCGACGCATTGGCGATGGCGGACGAATTAGCGCTGGAACCGACGCTGTCGGCGCCGCGTACCCACCAGGATTCTCCCGAATCGCCCACCTCCGCGCAGGCCGCAACCGTGGTGCAGGCTGGGAGCGTGCCGGCATTCGATGCGCTCGATTACGCGCGCGAGCACTACATGCTGAGCCTTATCAGCATCGCGATTCTATTGGCCGCGGGATACGGGACTTATGTCTACCTGCAAGTGAGCCAGCCGTTTCGCCATTCGACGCCGGCGCCGTCACCGTTGGCAGCACCCACCGCCCAAGCGCCTCCCGTGAATGCGCCGCCACTATCGGCAAATGCAAAGATCAGCGGAATGCCGGGGAGCACGACCACGCCCGTTACCAGTGCCGGAGCAAGTGCCGCTGCCATGGCCACCGAACGGGCTGCTGCTGCCCCAGACCAGCGCACTCCGCCCGCATCACCTTCAATCCTTGACGAACCGGCTGCCAAAGCGGCGGTGGCCAGGGAATCGACGGCCACCAAGCCTTTCCCCGGCGCGGCGACAAAACTGCGTCGCCGGCCCGAGTCGGCACCGCTCGCAGATGCAAGCGATTCGATCGAGACCGTCGTAATCCCGACCTTGCAGTCCAAGCCCTCGGGAGATATTTCGGTGCGTCGTGACGCGGCCAGCGTAGCGCCGATCAGTCCGACGCTGATGAAAGCCTACGAAGCTCTGCAAAGCGGGGACCATGCGCGCGCCAAAGGGCTGTACGAACAAGTCCTGCAGGCCGAGCCGCGCAATATTGATGCCTTGCTCGGATTAGGAGTGATAGCGCTGAATGAAGGTCACATCGACGATGCCAGTCGGTACTATCAGCGGGTGTTGGAGTTGGATCCGCGCAATTCTTATGCGCAGGCGGGCTTGATCTCGATTGTCGGCGGCGCGGATCTGCAGGCCAGCGAATTCCGACTGAAACAATTGATTGCACGCGATCCATCCGCGTTCCTCTATTTCTCCCTGGGCAATCTCTACGCCGAACAGGGGCAGTGGCCTTCCGCGCAGCAGACCTATTTTCAGGCCTATCAGATGCAACAGGACAATCCGGATTACGCGTTCAACCTGGCCATCGGCCTGGAGCATCTCGGCCAGAATCGGCTTGCGCTCGATTACTACCGCAAAGCCTTGGATCTGTCCTTCAAGAAAGGCCACGCCAACTTCGATCAAAGCCTCGTCATCCAGCGCGTCGGGCAGCTTTCCACTCGCGTAGAGCAGTGA
- a CDS encoding secretin N-terminal domain-containing protein has protein sequence MLPADVVAAVISLLALSVGGCATYQPTVPPSKGHINADQFPAKAADEKILPPVTTSNFVPLPKPQVKAPTYSVVVNEVPVKELLFALSRDTRQNIDVHPSIQGLVSLNAIDETLPAILERVAQQVNIRYRTEGKTILVLPDSPYFRTYKVNYVNMSRDTASSIGVSGEISGSTVGGGGQSGGAQGQVAGGTSNTKVDTKSVNNFWDVLRQNIEAILSASKAISQSADQRAARAESERAAKEERIAQAEAVSRAGGNAASLFTTAFGTGSIAPTDTKNEIVVNAVTGTVSVLGTEKQQVLIQQYLDSVGSASQRQVLIEATIVEVKLSNNYQAGVDWSRLAASIGNGASFTQQLIGAPPTGAPNGLTIGYTNPNSRVGDVSATIRLLEQFGNTRVLSSPKLMALNNQTALLKVVDNVVYFNIEAQTNTNQTTSTTTFTTTAKTVPVGLVMSVLPQVTDSGTVNLTVRPTISRISGTVQDPNPSLRAQFTATGVQTSPAIPNLIPQVQVREMESVLQAGSGQTIILGGLMQDDVRRDRDAVPGLGRLPSPASDVFSFRDEAVSKTELVIFLKPTVISNPSLDSDELKFFRRFLPTIDPSGKTP, from the coding sequence ATGCTGCCAGCCGACGTCGTGGCGGCAGTCATTTCCTTACTTGCCCTGTCCGTCGGCGGCTGTGCAACCTACCAGCCGACCGTTCCCCCTTCGAAAGGCCATATCAACGCCGACCAGTTTCCGGCGAAGGCGGCGGATGAAAAGATCCTGCCACCGGTTACCACCAGCAATTTCGTCCCTCTCCCCAAGCCGCAAGTCAAAGCCCCGACGTACAGCGTTGTGGTCAACGAAGTGCCGGTAAAGGAGTTGCTTTTCGCTCTGTCACGGGATACCCGGCAGAACATCGATGTACACCCGTCCATACAGGGTCTGGTGTCGTTGAACGCAATTGACGAAACCCTGCCGGCCATCCTCGAACGCGTCGCGCAACAGGTAAACATCCGTTATCGCACCGAAGGCAAGACCATCCTGGTGCTCCCGGATTCCCCGTATTTCCGGACCTACAAGGTCAATTACGTGAACATGAGCCGCGATACGGCGTCGAGCATCGGCGTAAGCGGCGAGATCAGCGGCTCGACGGTTGGCGGTGGCGGCCAGTCGGGAGGTGCACAGGGACAAGTCGCCGGCGGTACCTCGAACACCAAGGTGGACACCAAGTCCGTCAACAATTTCTGGGACGTCCTGCGGCAGAACATCGAAGCGATTTTGTCCGCCAGCAAAGCGATTTCGCAATCCGCCGACCAGCGGGCTGCACGTGCCGAATCCGAACGCGCGGCCAAGGAAGAACGGATTGCTCAGGCTGAAGCCGTATCGCGCGCGGGCGGAAATGCGGCTTCGTTGTTCACCACCGCTTTCGGCACCGGCTCAATTGCACCGACGGATACCAAGAATGAAATCGTTGTAAATGCGGTGACGGGTACAGTATCGGTATTGGGCACGGAAAAGCAGCAGGTGCTAATACAGCAATATCTGGACAGCGTCGGCTCGGCGTCACAGCGGCAGGTGCTGATCGAAGCCACCATCGTCGAGGTGAAGCTCTCCAACAACTATCAGGCCGGCGTGGACTGGAGCCGACTGGCCGCTTCGATCGGCAATGGCGCCTCGTTCACGCAGCAATTGATCGGCGCGCCACCGACGGGGGCTCCCAACGGCCTGACGATCGGCTACACGAATCCGAACTCCCGCGTGGGCGACGTCAGTGCGACCATCCGCTTGCTCGAGCAGTTCGGCAACACAAGGGTGTTATCGAGCCCGAAGCTCATGGCGCTCAACAACCAAACCGCGCTGTTGAAAGTGGTGGACAACGTCGTCTACTTCAATATCGAGGCGCAGACCAATACCAACCAAACCACCTCCACCACCACTTTCACCACAACCGCGAAGACGGTTCCGGTAGGACTGGTGATGAGCGTGCTGCCGCAGGTTACAGATTCAGGAACGGTAAATCTGACGGTCAGACCGACGATTTCGCGGATTTCGGGCACGGTTCAGGATCCTAATCCTTCACTGCGGGCTCAGTTCACCGCTACGGGAGTCCAGACCTCCCCTGCGATACCAAACCTGATCCCGCAGGTCCAGGTTCGGGAAATGGAATCTGTGCTGCAGGCAGGCAGCGGCCAGACCATCATTCTGGGCGGGCTGATGCAGGATGACGTGCGGCGCGACCGCGATGCCGTGCCCGGTCTGGGGCGGCTGCCCTCCCCGGCGAGCGACGTCTTCAGTTTCCGCGACGAAGCAGTGAGCAAGACCGAGCTGGTGATCTTCCTCAAGCCGACCGTAATCAGCAACCCGTCGTTGGATAGTGACGAGCTCAAGTTTTTCCGCCGTTTCCTGCCGACGATCGATCCGAGCGGCAAAACGCCATGA
- a CDS encoding AAA family ATPase: MYYEFFGLSHAPFKITPDTDVFFEGGNRGAILEALIYAITHGEGIIKVTGEVGSGKTMLCRVLQTRLPQNVETVYLANPSVSPEEILHAIAFEMQLRVPKDASHLEVMHALNDYLVERHSQQRQVVVFVEESQGMPISTLEEIRLLSNLETKQHKLLQILLFGQPELDENLRQQNIRQLRERITHSFNLMPLDDEDVRAYLTFRLQAAGYHGPDLFNRRVITYMTRACDGLTRRLNLVADKALLAAFAEGTHNVSLNHVKAAVRDSEFSNVEPPRGHAPVTYALAGLALGGMLGIAAFATYQAFTAPKAQVVPTAAAPAQVSQAAPEAIVVANAPAVPATPGPATGAPPETSAPPDVLEQRLLATDQWLGEQNGGFYSIQLLGSDDPELLREYFKTIAKYLEIEKVYVYRTTANRHPSLTVLYGTFANRYEVTRTLQNLPDELKFNRPYYRTIQGIRSEIARQRS; encoded by the coding sequence ATGTACTACGAGTTCTTCGGTCTTAGCCATGCCCCTTTCAAGATCACACCCGATACCGATGTATTCTTCGAGGGCGGCAATCGCGGTGCGATCCTGGAAGCCTTGATCTATGCGATCACGCACGGCGAAGGCATCATCAAAGTGACAGGCGAGGTGGGCAGCGGCAAAACGATGCTATGTCGCGTTCTGCAAACGCGCCTGCCGCAGAATGTGGAGACGGTCTATTTGGCCAATCCGAGCGTATCTCCGGAGGAAATTCTCCATGCAATCGCCTTCGAAATGCAATTGCGCGTACCGAAGGATGCGAGCCACCTGGAAGTCATGCACGCGCTGAACGATTACTTGGTCGAGCGCCATAGCCAGCAACGCCAGGTCGTCGTCTTCGTGGAGGAATCCCAGGGCATGCCGATTTCCACGCTGGAAGAAATCCGGTTGCTCTCCAACCTGGAAACCAAGCAGCATAAATTGCTGCAGATCTTGTTGTTTGGACAGCCCGAGCTGGATGAAAACCTGCGGCAGCAAAACATACGGCAATTGCGCGAGCGTATTACACACAGCTTCAACCTCATGCCGCTCGATGACGAAGATGTCAGGGCATACCTGACTTTTCGCCTGCAAGCGGCCGGATATCACGGGCCTGATTTATTCAATCGGAGAGTGATCACTTACATGACCCGAGCCTGCGACGGCTTGACGAGGCGTCTCAATCTCGTTGCCGACAAAGCGCTCCTAGCCGCTTTTGCCGAAGGCACGCACAACGTCAGTTTGAATCACGTCAAAGCCGCGGTGCGCGACAGTGAATTCAGCAACGTCGAACCACCGCGAGGACATGCGCCCGTTACCTACGCTTTAGCAGGGCTGGCGCTGGGAGGCATGCTCGGCATTGCCGCCTTTGCGACCTATCAGGCATTTACCGCACCCAAGGCTCAAGTCGTGCCAACAGCGGCTGCCCCTGCTCAAGTTTCGCAAGCAGCGCCGGAGGCAATCGTCGTGGCGAATGCCCCGGCCGTTCCTGCAACTCCTGGCCCAGCAACTGGAGCACCTCCAGAGACAAGCGCGCCTCCCGACGTGCTGGAACAGCGCTTGCTCGCAACCGACCAGTGGCTTGGTGAGCAGAACGGGGGCTTCTACAGCATTCAGTTGCTCGGTTCAGACGACCCTGAACTCCTAAGAGAGTATTTCAAAACAATCGCTAAATATCTTGAAATAGAAAAGGTTTATGTGTACCGTACCACTGCGAATCGGCACCCTTCCCTGACCGTTTTGTATGGGACTTTCGCAAACCGGTATGAGGTCACGCGGACGCTGCAGAATCTGCCGGACGAGTTGAAATTCAACCGGCCTTATTACCGGACTATCCAGGGCATCCGCTCTGAAATCGCCCGCCAAAGGTCATAG
- a CDS encoding sigma-54-dependent Fis family transcriptional regulator, whose product MDTQSASKPELLIVDDDPLIIDTLSFVLGKDYNVRAATSRTQVKSLLRQLDAAPELALVDLGLPPTPHRPDEGFQLITDLLAHSPSIKILVLSGQNDEANARYARTLGAVEFISKPCEPDVLKAMLAKARRMAEVEQSSAKADTGLIGGGFAITKLHQQIAQYATAPFPVLIEGESGSGKELVAQSLHRQGPRAGKPYLALNCAAISPSLVEPTLFGYVKGAFTGASSSRSGYFEDAHEGTLFLDEIGELPLELQAKLLRVLENGEYQRVGETQSRVSNARVIAATNRDLRREVRSGRFRADLYHRLSVFSISVPSLRDLGEDKVRLLEHYSALYARQSNVQPFKLDHKSLELWMQYGFPGNVRELRNIVIRLGTKYPSETINSEQLLGELDWEDPMSTQSEVGQVKDFKTSVEVARKHLQTKKGFLLDEALRDLERSYVEAALDITRGNLSQAAKLLGIHRTTLYSRMQNYAPGMEEGT is encoded by the coding sequence ATGGATACACAGAGCGCATCGAAACCGGAACTGCTGATCGTCGACGATGACCCGCTTATCATCGACACGTTGAGTTTCGTGCTCGGCAAGGACTATAACGTCAGGGCGGCCACCTCCAGAACTCAGGTGAAGAGTCTGCTTCGGCAGCTCGATGCCGCGCCGGAACTGGCCCTGGTGGATTTGGGCCTGCCACCGACGCCGCATCGTCCGGACGAAGGCTTCCAATTGATCACCGATCTGCTGGCCCATTCCCCGTCGATCAAAATCCTGGTTCTGTCCGGACAGAACGACGAAGCCAATGCCCGCTATGCCCGCACGCTGGGCGCGGTTGAGTTCATTTCCAAGCCGTGCGAGCCGGATGTACTCAAAGCGATGCTCGCCAAGGCAAGACGCATGGCCGAGGTGGAGCAGTCATCCGCCAAAGCGGATACCGGGCTCATCGGCGGAGGCTTTGCGATAACGAAGCTGCATCAGCAGATAGCACAGTATGCGACGGCCCCGTTCCCCGTGCTGATCGAAGGCGAATCCGGCAGCGGCAAGGAGCTCGTTGCGCAATCGCTGCACCGGCAAGGCCCGCGGGCCGGGAAGCCCTATCTCGCACTCAATTGTGCCGCCATTTCGCCGTCGTTGGTCGAGCCAACGCTTTTTGGTTACGTGAAGGGTGCGTTCACCGGCGCCAGTTCCTCGCGCTCTGGTTATTTCGAGGATGCGCACGAGGGAACGCTGTTTCTCGACGAAATCGGCGAGTTACCGCTCGAGTTGCAGGCGAAATTGCTGCGAGTGCTGGAAAATGGCGAATATCAGCGCGTCGGCGAAACGCAAAGCCGGGTCTCCAATGCACGGGTCATTGCCGCGACCAATCGTGATCTGCGCAGGGAAGTGCGTTCAGGGCGTTTTCGCGCGGATCTCTATCATCGGCTCTCGGTGTTCTCGATATCGGTGCCCTCGTTGCGCGATCTCGGCGAAGACAAGGTAAGGCTGCTCGAGCACTACTCTGCACTCTATGCGCGTCAGAGCAATGTACAGCCATTCAAACTCGATCACAAATCCCTCGAGCTGTGGATGCAATACGGCTTTCCCGGGAATGTGCGCGAGTTGCGCAACATCGTCATCAGGCTTGGCACCAAATACCCCAGCGAAACGATCAATAGCGAGCAGCTACTGGGCGAGCTCGACTGGGAAGACCCGATGTCGACACAATCCGAGGTCGGCCAAGTCAAGGACTTCAAGACCTCCGTGGAGGTGGCCCGCAAACATTTGCAGACCAAGAAGGGTTTTCTCCTGGACGAGGCGCTTCGCGATCTGGAAAGAAGCTATGTTGAAGCAGCCCTGGATATCACACGGGGCAATCTGAGCCAGGCGGCGAAATTGCTGGGAATTCATCGCACGACCCTGTATAGCCGCATGCAGAACTACGCTCCTGGCATGGAGGAGGGGACCTGA
- a CDS encoding ABC transporter ATP-binding protein, which yields MPSDNLVEFSRVEFSYDRRPILQGVDMVFPRGKVIAIMGGSGTGKTTLLRLIGGQLKSDRGEVRVDASPIHDMSHTQLYAMRRKMGMLFQFGALFTDLSAFDNVAFPLREHTDLPESMIRDLVLMKLHAVGLRGAQALKPAELSGGMARRVALARAIALDPMLIMYDEPFTGLDPISVGIIGNLIRRLNDALGATSIVVTHDVQESLKIVDYVYFLSGGHVVAEGTPRQVAESTEPFVHQFVHGESDGPVPFHYGAPAYGEDLGFGR from the coding sequence GTGCCTTCCGATAACCTCGTCGAATTCTCGCGCGTCGAATTTTCATATGATCGGCGCCCCATCCTCCAGGGAGTGGACATGGTTTTCCCACGCGGGAAAGTCATCGCGATCATGGGCGGGAGCGGTACCGGCAAGACCACGTTGCTGCGGTTGATCGGCGGCCAGCTAAAATCGGATCGCGGTGAAGTGCGGGTGGATGCCAGCCCCATTCACGACATGTCGCACACGCAGCTTTATGCCATGCGCCGGAAGATGGGCATGCTGTTTCAGTTCGGCGCCCTGTTTACCGACTTGAGTGCGTTTGACAACGTTGCGTTTCCCCTGCGCGAACACACCGACCTTCCGGAATCGATGATCCGCGATCTTGTCCTGATGAAACTTCATGCAGTCGGATTGCGCGGCGCCCAGGCGCTCAAGCCCGCCGAATTGTCCGGCGGGATGGCGAGGCGCGTGGCGCTTGCACGCGCGATTGCACTCGATCCTATGCTGATCATGTATGACGAGCCGTTTACCGGCCTGGACCCGATTTCGGTCGGCATCATCGGCAATTTGATCCGCCGGTTGAATGATGCGCTCGGCGCGACGTCGATCGTCGTCACCCACGATGTTCAGGAATCCTTGAAGATCGTGGACTATGTTTACTTTTTATCCGGCGGCCATGTCGTCGCGGAGGGAACTCCCCGACAGGTAGCTGAGTCCACGGAACCCTTCGTGCATCAATTCGTTCATGGAGAGTCGGATGGACCGGTGCCCTTCCACTACGGCGCGCCAGCCTATGGCGAGGATCTGGGGTTCGGCCGCTGA